The Magnetospirillum sp. WYHS-4 nucleotide sequence GGTGGGCGTCACGTCGAACGACGTGGTAGTCAAGGCGCGTCGCCTGTTCGACGCCGCCAAGGTCGGCCACGGCGGCACCCTGGACCCTCTGGCCACCGGGCTACTGCCCCTGGCTTTCGGCGAGGCGACGAAGACTGTGTCCTTCGTGATGGACGGGGCCAAGACCTACCGCTTCACCGTCCGTTGGGGCGAGGCCCGCGATACCGAGGATGCAGAGGGCAAGGTAACCGCCACCAGCGATGTCCGCCCGACCCGCGAGGCCATCGAAGCCATTCTTCCCACATTCGTCGGCGAAATCGAGCAGGTTCCCCCCGCCTTCTCGGCCATCAAGGTGGATGGGAAACGAGCCTACGACTTGGCGCGCGCCGACCAGCCGGTGGAACTGGAACCGCGTATCGTGCGCATCGATCGCCTGGCGCTGATCGCCCAGCACGATACCGACCATGCGGAATTCGAAGTCCATTCCGGCAAGGGCGCCTACATGCGCAGTCTGGCCCGTGATTTGGCCTTGGCCCTGGGAACGGTGGGCTATGTGGCGGCGCTGCGGCGGATCAAGGTCGGCCCCTTCGCGGAAGGCGTCGCGATTTCCCTGGATAAGTTACTTGAGCTGGGGCATATTGCGCCCCCTCTTGACCTATTGCTTCCGGTCGAGACCGCGCTGGCCGACATCCCGGCGCTGGCCCTGACGGAAGCGGAGGCTCGGCGTCTCCACCACGGCCAGCCCCTTCCGGCGCTGCCCGTGCTGGCCAGACTCTCCGGCAGAAAAGTGGTGCAGGGCGATATTCTCCGTGCCATGTCCGGGGATCGCCTGGTCGCCATCGCCTCCATCAAGGGTGGGGAAATCCGTCCCCTGCGTGTGTTGAACCTCGAGATCATGGAGTAGACGATGTCGATTACTGCCGAACGCAAGACCCAAGTCATCAAGGATTTCGCCGCCAAGGAAGGCGACACCGGCTCGCCGGAAGTGCAGATCGCGATCCTGTCGGAGCGCATCTCGAACCTGACCGAGCACCTCAAGACCCACAAGAAGGATTTCCATTCCCGTCGCGGCCTGCTGATGATGGTCGGCCAGCGGCGTCGTCTCCTCGACTACCTCCGCGACAAGGAGGTCAAGCGTTACGAGGGGATCGTCCAGCGGCTCGGCTTGCGCCGCTAGTTTTCTCTGGTCAGGGATGCCGAAGGGGCATCCAGCGGGACGGCGCGCGGCGGGGCACGAAGCCCCGGAAGCCGCCTTATCCGTTGTCCCGTGCAGGTAGGAAGGTAAAAGAGACATGTTCAAGGAATTCAGGAAAGAGATCGACTGGGGCGGTCGCAAGCTGGTCTTCGAGACCGGCAAGATCGCCCGCCAGGCCGATGGCGCCGTCATGGTGACCTACGGCGAGACCAAGGTCCTTTGCACCGTGGTCGGCGACAAGGCTCCTCGGCCGGGCATCGATTTCTTCCCCCTATCGGTCAATTACCAGGAAAAGAGCTTCGCCGCGGGAAAGATCCCCGGCGGCTTCTTCAAGCGCGAGGGCCGGCCGTCCGAGCGTGAAATCCTGGCCTCGCGTCTGATCGACCGGCCGATCCGCCCCCTGTTCGCCGACGGTTTCGCCTGCGAGACCCAGGTGATCTGCACCGTGCTCAGCCATGACATGGAAAACGATCCCGACATCGCCGCCATGGTCGGCACCTCGGCAGCCCTGACCATTTCCGGCCTGCCCTTCCTTGGGCCCATCGGCGCGGCCCGTGTCGGCTACATCGACGGCCAGTATGTCCTCAATCCGCAGATCGACGAACTGAACCTGTCGGCCCTGGATCTGGTGGTCGCCGGTACCCGCGAAGGCGTTCTGATGGTGGAATCGGAAGCCAAGGAGCTGTCCGAGGATGTCATGCTGGGCGCCGTGATGTTCGGCCACCGCTCCTTCCAGCCGGTGATCGACGCCATCATCGATCTGGCCGAGCTTTGCGCCAAGGAGCCCCGCCCGCTGCCCGAGTCCCCGGCCGGTTACGATGCCCTCGCGGCCAAGGTGCGCGAACTGGCGGAGGCGGGCCTGCGCGCCGCCTACAAGGAGACCGTCAAGCTGGCCCGCCAGGACAAGGTGGCGGCCGTCAAGCAGAAGGTCACCGCCGACCTGAACGCGTCCGGAGCCTTCGATGCGGCCCTGGTCGCCGACAATCTCGGCGGCATCCTCAAGGATCTGGAGTCCGACGTGGTGCGTCGGTCGGTCCTGGAGACCGGCTACCGTATCGACGGCCGCGACACCAAGACGATCCGTCCGATCGCCGTGGAAGTCGGCGTCCTGCCGCGCGCCCATGGCAGCGCACTCTTCACCCGCGGCGAAACCCAGGCCCTGGTCACCTCCACGCTGGGTACCGGGCAGGACGAGCAGATCATCGACGCCCTGGCTGGCGAGTACCGCGAAAACTTCATGCTGCATTACAACTTCCCCCCGTACTCGGTCGGCGAGACCGGGCGCATCGGCTTCACCGGCCGGCGCGAGGTGGGCCACGGCAAGTTGGCTTGGCGCGCCATCCACCCGGTCCTGCCGAAGAAGGAAGATTTCCCCTACACCATGCGCACGGTGTCCGAGATCACCGAGTCCAACGGATCGTCCTCCATGGCGACCGTTTGCGGTACCTCTCTGGCACTGATGGACGCCGGCGTGCCGCTGGTCCGTCCGGTGGCGGGCATTGCCATGGGCCTGCTCAAGGAGGATGACGGCTTCGCCGTGCTGTCCGACATTATCGGCGACGAGGACCACCTGGGCGACATGGACTTCAAGGTGGCGGGTTCCGATAAGGGCATCACCTCGTTGCAGATGGACATCAAGATTACCTCGATCACCGAGGAAATCATGAAGATCGCGCTCGCCCAGGCCAAGGACGGGCGCATGCACATCCTGGGTGAAATGGCCAAGGCCATCACCTCGGGCCGCAAGGAAGTGAGCAAGAACGCCCCGCGCATCACCACCCTGCACATCAACAAGGACAAGATCCGCGAAGTGATCGGACCGGGCGGCAAGGTGATCCGCGAAATCTGCGAGGTCACCGGAGCCAAGATCGATATCGAGGACGACGGCACCATCAAGGTGGCGGCGGTCGACCAGAGCGCCGCCGACGCGGCCATCGAGTGGATCCGCAACATCGTGGCCGAACCCGAGATCGGCGTGATCTACAAGGGCAAGGTGGTCAAGGTCGTCGACTTCGGTGCCTTCGTGAACTTCATGGGCTCGCGCGACGGCCTGGTTCACATCAGCGAACTGGCCGCCGACCGGGTCGGCAAGGTGACCGATGTGGTCAACGAGGGCGATCAGGTCAAGGTCAAGCTGATCGGCATCGACGACCGCGGCAAGATCAAGCTCAGCATGCGCTGCGTGGACCAGGAGACCGGGGAAGACATCTCCGACAAGGTCCAGAAGCGCCGCAAGGACCACGACGACTGATTTGAAAAATGGGGGGCGCGAGTCGTCTTTCGGCTCGCGCCTCCATATATATCCGAATGGAAGGCCGCCTCGGGGGCGGCCGGCGTGGAGAATGGGCGTGAAGCCGGTAAAGCCGATCCTGATCTCGGGGAGCGAGGTCTGGCCCATCGTCGAAGGGGGCAAGGGCGTCGCCGTTTCCAACGGGCGCAGTGCCGGCGCTTTCGCCGCCGCCGGCTGCGTCGGCACCTTTTCGGCGGTCAACGCCGATTCCTACGACGAAGACGGCAACGTCATCCCCCAGACCTATTCGGGCAAGACCCGCCGCGACCGCTTCGAGGAGCTGATCGCCTACGCCGTCCGGGGCGGCATCGCCCAGGCCCGCATCGCCCACGACGTCTCGCAAGGCCGGGGGCGTCTGCATCTCAACGTGCTTTGGGAAGCCGGCGGTACCGAACGGGTGCTGGAGGGAGTCCTTGAAGGCGCCAAGGGCTTGGTGCACGGGGTCACCTGTGGCGCCGGCATGCCCTACCGGGTATCCGAGATCGTCAGCCGGTATGGCGTCTATTACTACCCCATCGTTTCCTCCGCCCGCGCCTTGAAGGCGCTTTGGAAGCGGTCCTACCACAAGCACCGGGAATTCTTGGGCGGCGTGGTCTACGAAGACCCCTGGTTGGCGGGCGGACATAACGGCCTGTCGAATTCCGAGGACCCGCGCAGGCCGGAGCCGCCCTTCGCACGGGTGGTCGAACTGCGCGCCACCATGCGCGAATTCGGGCTGGACGCCATTCCCATCTTCATGGCCGGCGGTGTCTGGAGCCTGAAGGAGTGGGAGGACTGGATCGACAATCCCGACCTGGGGCCCGTCGCCTTCCAATTCGGTACTCGCCCCCTGTTGACCCGGGAAAGCCCCATCTGCGAGGCCTGGAAGCGGGTCCTGCTCAACCTGAAGCCGGGTGACGTGTCGCTGAACCGCTTTAGTCCCACCGGCTTCTATTCGTCGGCGGTGCGCAACGCCTTCCTGCGCGAGCTGGAGGAACGCAATGCCCGTCAGGTGCCCTACGCCCGCGAACCGGAAGGCGTGCTCACCGAAGCCCTGCCCATCGGGGCCCGTGGCCGTCAAGTCTTCCTGGAACCGCAGGACGTCGATCGGGCCAAGTCGTGGATGGCGGCCGGCTTCACGGATGCCATGCGGACTCCGGATTCCACTTTGATCTTCGTTGCCCCGGACAAGGCGACACGCATCCTGAAGGCGCAGCAGGACTGCATGGGTTGCTTGTCGGCCTGCCGGTTCAGCAACTGGTCGCAGTCGGAAGATGGCTCGACCGGCAAGCCCGCCGATCCCCGCAGCTTCTGCATCCAGAAGACCCTGCAGAGCATCGCCCACGGGGGCGACATCGACAACAACCTGATGTTCTCGGGCCACAACGCCTACCGCTTCGCCACCGACCCTCTGTACCGGGACGGTTTCATCCCGACCGTCCAGCAGTTGGTCGAACGCATCCTGGCGGGCGAATAGCTACAACGTCACGTCGTTGGAATCGATCTGGCCGGCCAGGCGGGCGCGGATGTGCGACCATGACACGCCAACGGCCAGCAGACTGCCGACCAGCCCCAGGATGATCGTCACCCAGGTCCAAAACCCGATGCTGAGCAGGTAGCCGTGGTCCATCAGGGCCCAGACGACGGTGGCGAACAGGGCGGCGGTGGTCAGCATCCCGGTCACCCCGATGGCGCGCAAGGTAGCGAAAACGAAGGTGAGATGCGCAATCGCCAGGGTCAGGCCGACCAGGGCTTTGAGCGACCACCGGCCATCGTCGGGATCGACCAGCCAGTGGTAGTAGGAATTGCCGCTCGGATTGTAGGTGGCGAAGACGAGGAACAGCGCGGCCGCCCACCGGATCACCAGATTGGGGTAGCTGAACAGCGGGGGGGATGCCACGGCGCGTTCTCGTTCCTTCAGCGGGTGAACATCTCTTTCTCGATTTCCGGCTGGTGTTCACAGGACAACTGGGTCACCTGCGCGTAGACCGATCTATAGCGGGAATAGGAATCGACGGCCAGGGTGTTGATGAACTGCATGCGTTCGCGAACGTCGAAGTACTGGGACGCGGTGTCGAACACCCGGTAGGGGATCACATAGAGCCCGAGCACCAGGTACTGGCCGAACATGGTGGTCAGGCGGGCCGTGGTGTCGCGGGCCGTCGATGGCCCGAAGACCGGCATCACGAAATAGGGCCCCGAAGCGACGCCGTAGCTGCAGAAGGTCTCGTCGAGAGTGCGGACCTTGCGCGGATAGCCCAATTCAGCCGCACGATCGTAGATCCCCAGAATGCCGTAGGTGCTGTTGATGAGAAAGCGGGCCGTCGAAGCCCCGGCATCGTCGAAGTCGCCCTGCAACAGGGCGCTGCCG carries:
- the truB gene encoding tRNA pseudouridine(55) synthase TruB — translated: MGRKRRGRAINGWLVVDKPVGVTSNDVVVKARRLFDAAKVGHGGTLDPLATGLLPLAFGEATKTVSFVMDGAKTYRFTVRWGEARDTEDAEGKVTATSDVRPTREAIEAILPTFVGEIEQVPPAFSAIKVDGKRAYDLARADQPVELEPRIVRIDRLALIAQHDTDHAEFEVHSGKGAYMRSLARDLALALGTVGYVAALRRIKVGPFAEGVAISLDKLLELGHIAPPLDLLLPVETALADIPALALTEAEARRLHHGQPLPALPVLARLSGRKVVQGDILRAMSGDRLVAIASIKGGEIRPLRVLNLEIME
- the rpsO gene encoding 30S ribosomal protein S15, with translation MSITAERKTQVIKDFAAKEGDTGSPEVQIAILSERISNLTEHLKTHKKDFHSRRGLLMMVGQRRRLLDYLRDKEVKRYEGIVQRLGLRR
- the pnp gene encoding polyribonucleotide nucleotidyltransferase, with product MFKEFRKEIDWGGRKLVFETGKIARQADGAVMVTYGETKVLCTVVGDKAPRPGIDFFPLSVNYQEKSFAAGKIPGGFFKREGRPSEREILASRLIDRPIRPLFADGFACETQVICTVLSHDMENDPDIAAMVGTSAALTISGLPFLGPIGAARVGYIDGQYVLNPQIDELNLSALDLVVAGTREGVLMVESEAKELSEDVMLGAVMFGHRSFQPVIDAIIDLAELCAKEPRPLPESPAGYDALAAKVRELAEAGLRAAYKETVKLARQDKVAAVKQKVTADLNASGAFDAALVADNLGGILKDLESDVVRRSVLETGYRIDGRDTKTIRPIAVEVGVLPRAHGSALFTRGETQALVTSTLGTGQDEQIIDALAGEYRENFMLHYNFPPYSVGETGRIGFTGRREVGHGKLAWRAIHPVLPKKEDFPYTMRTVSEITESNGSSSMATVCGTSLALMDAGVPLVRPVAGIAMGLLKEDDGFAVLSDIIGDEDHLGDMDFKVAGSDKGITSLQMDIKITSITEEIMKIALAQAKDGRMHILGEMAKAITSGRKEVSKNAPRITTLHINKDKIREVIGPGGKVIREICEVTGAKIDIEDDGTIKVAAVDQSAADAAIEWIRNIVAEPEIGVIYKGKVVKVVDFGAFVNFMGSRDGLVHISELAADRVGKVTDVVNEGDQVKVKLIGIDDRGKIKLSMRCVDQETGEDISDKVQKRRKDHDD
- a CDS encoding nitronate monooxygenase: MKPVKPILISGSEVWPIVEGGKGVAVSNGRSAGAFAAAGCVGTFSAVNADSYDEDGNVIPQTYSGKTRRDRFEELIAYAVRGGIAQARIAHDVSQGRGRLHLNVLWEAGGTERVLEGVLEGAKGLVHGVTCGAGMPYRVSEIVSRYGVYYYPIVSSARALKALWKRSYHKHREFLGGVVYEDPWLAGGHNGLSNSEDPRRPEPPFARVVELRATMREFGLDAIPIFMAGGVWSLKEWEDWIDNPDLGPVAFQFGTRPLLTRESPICEAWKRVLLNLKPGDVSLNRFSPTGFYSSAVRNAFLRELEERNARQVPYAREPEGVLTEALPIGARGRQVFLEPQDVDRAKSWMAAGFTDAMRTPDSTLIFVAPDKATRILKAQQDCMGCLSACRFSNWSQSEDGSTGKPADPRSFCIQKTLQSIAHGGDIDNNLMFSGHNAYRFATDPLYRDGFIPTVQQLVERILAGE
- a CDS encoding DUF6524 family protein; amino-acid sequence: MASPPLFSYPNLVIRWAAALFLVFATYNPSGNSYYHWLVDPDDGRWSLKALVGLTLAIAHLTFVFATLRAIGVTGMLTTAALFATVVWALMDHGYLLSIGFWTWVTIILGLVGSLLAVGVSWSHIRARLAGQIDSNDVTL